A region from the Gavia stellata isolate bGavSte3 chromosome 12, bGavSte3.hap2, whole genome shotgun sequence genome encodes:
- the LOC104261919 gene encoding 6-phosphofructo-2-kinase/fructose-2,6-bisphosphatase 4 isoform X4 translates to MKVCMTNCPTLIVMVGLPARGKTYISKKLTRYLNWIGVPTKEFNVGQYRRDLVKKYKSFEFFLPDNEEGLKIRKQCALAALNDVRQYLSEENGHVAVFDATNTTRERRETIYKFGEENGYKTFFVESVCVDPEVIAANIVQVKLGSPDYVDCSNDEATEDFMKRIECYKNSYETLDETLDKDLSYIKIMDVGRSYLVNRVMDHIQSRIVYYLMNIHVTPRSIYLCRHGESELNLKGRIGGDPGLSVRGKEFAKSLAQFINEQNIKDLKVWTSQMKRTIQTAEALGVPYEQWKVLNEIDAGVCEEMTYEEIQENYPLEFALRDQDKYRYRYPKGESYEDLVQRLEPVIMELERQENVLVICHQAVMRCLLAYFLDKPAEQLPYLKCPLHTVLKLTPVAYGCKVESIFLNVEAVNTHRDKPENVGVDRSREEALRTVPNHL, encoded by the exons tatgTATGACCAATTGCCCTACTCTGATTGTCATGGTGGGTCTCCCAGCGAGAGGAAAAACCTACATCTCGAAGAAGCTGACACGCTATTTAAATTGGATTGGAGTGCCTACAAAAG AATTTAACGTTGGTCAGTATCGTCGAGATTTGGTGAAAAAGTATAAATCTTTTGAATTCTTCCTGCCTGACAATGAAGAAGGCTTGAAAATCAGGAA acAGTGTGCCTTAGCAGCGCTGAATGATGTCCGACAGTACCTCAGTGAAGAAAATGGGCACGTGGCT GTCTTTGATGCTACAAACACAACTCGAGAACGTAGAGAAACTATTTACAAATTTGGTGAAGAAAATGGATATAAG ACTTTTTTTGTTGAGTCAGTATGCGTAGATCCAGAGGTCATTGCTGCAAACATTGTG caagTGAAGCTGGGTAGTCCTGACTATGTTGATTGTAGTAATGATGAAGCAACAGAAGACTTCATGAAAAGAATAGAGTGCTACAAGAACTCGTATGAGACGTTAGATGAAACTCTTGACAA GGATCTTTCTTATATTAAAATTATGGATGTTGGAAGGAGTTACCTTGTGAACAGAGTAATGGATCACATCCAGAGCCGGATTGTCTACTACCTCATGAATATACATGTGACTCCTCGGTCAATCTACCTCTGTCGACATGGAGAAAGTGAACTCAATCTGAAAGGGAGAATAGGAGGAGATCCTGGACTGTCTGTAAGGGGGAAAGAA tttgccAAAAGCTTGGCACAGTTTATTAATGAGCAAAATATCAAAGATCTGAAAGTTTGGACCAGCCAGATGAAAAGAACAATTCAGACTGCTGAAGCCTTGGGAGTGCCTTATGAGCAGTGGAAGGTTTTGAATGAGATAGATGCA gGAGTGTGTGAAGAAATGACATACgaagaaatacaggaaaattatCCGCTTGAATTTGCACTGAGAGACCAAGACAAATACAGATACAGATACCCTAAAGGAGAG TCCTATGAAGATCTTGTCCAGAGACTGGAGCCGGTAATTATGGAACTTGAAAGGCAGGAAAATGTGCTTGTCATATGTCACCAAGCTGTCATGCGCTGTTTGCTCGCATATTTTCTTGACAAGCCTGCAG AACAACTCCCTTACCTGAAGTGCCCGCTGCATACTGTCTTAAAGTTAACCCCGGTGGCTTATG
- the LOC104261919 gene encoding 6-phosphofructo-2-kinase/fructose-2,6-bisphosphatase 4 isoform X5 gives MTNCPTLIVMVGLPARGKTYISKKLTRYLNWIGVPTKEFNVGQYRRDLVKKYKSFEFFLPDNEEGLKIRKQCALAALNDVRQYLSEENGHVAVFDATNTTRERRETIYKFGEENGYKTFFVESVCVDPEVIAANIVQVKLGSPDYVDCSNDEATEDFMKRIECYKNSYETLDETLDKDLSYIKIMDVGRSYLVNRVMDHIQSRIVYYLMNIHVTPRSIYLCRHGESELNLKGRIGGDPGLSVRGKEFAKSLAQFINEQNIKDLKVWTSQMKRTIQTAEALGVPYEQWKVLNEIDAGVCEEMTYEEIQENYPLEFALRDQDKYRYRYPKGESYEDLVQRLEPVIMELERQENVLVICHQAVMRCLLAYFLDKPAEQLPYLKCPLHTVLKLTPVAYGCKVESIFLNVEAVNTHRDKPENVGVDRSREEALRTVPNHL, from the exons ATGACCAATTGCCCTACTCTGATTGTCATGGTGGGTCTCCCAGCGAGAGGAAAAACCTACATCTCGAAGAAGCTGACACGCTATTTAAATTGGATTGGAGTGCCTACAAAAG AATTTAACGTTGGTCAGTATCGTCGAGATTTGGTGAAAAAGTATAAATCTTTTGAATTCTTCCTGCCTGACAATGAAGAAGGCTTGAAAATCAGGAA acAGTGTGCCTTAGCAGCGCTGAATGATGTCCGACAGTACCTCAGTGAAGAAAATGGGCACGTGGCT GTCTTTGATGCTACAAACACAACTCGAGAACGTAGAGAAACTATTTACAAATTTGGTGAAGAAAATGGATATAAG ACTTTTTTTGTTGAGTCAGTATGCGTAGATCCAGAGGTCATTGCTGCAAACATTGTG caagTGAAGCTGGGTAGTCCTGACTATGTTGATTGTAGTAATGATGAAGCAACAGAAGACTTCATGAAAAGAATAGAGTGCTACAAGAACTCGTATGAGACGTTAGATGAAACTCTTGACAA GGATCTTTCTTATATTAAAATTATGGATGTTGGAAGGAGTTACCTTGTGAACAGAGTAATGGATCACATCCAGAGCCGGATTGTCTACTACCTCATGAATATACATGTGACTCCTCGGTCAATCTACCTCTGTCGACATGGAGAAAGTGAACTCAATCTGAAAGGGAGAATAGGAGGAGATCCTGGACTGTCTGTAAGGGGGAAAGAA tttgccAAAAGCTTGGCACAGTTTATTAATGAGCAAAATATCAAAGATCTGAAAGTTTGGACCAGCCAGATGAAAAGAACAATTCAGACTGCTGAAGCCTTGGGAGTGCCTTATGAGCAGTGGAAGGTTTTGAATGAGATAGATGCA gGAGTGTGTGAAGAAATGACATACgaagaaatacaggaaaattatCCGCTTGAATTTGCACTGAGAGACCAAGACAAATACAGATACAGATACCCTAAAGGAGAG TCCTATGAAGATCTTGTCCAGAGACTGGAGCCGGTAATTATGGAACTTGAAAGGCAGGAAAATGTGCTTGTCATATGTCACCAAGCTGTCATGCGCTGTTTGCTCGCATATTTTCTTGACAAGCCTGCAG AACAACTCCCTTACCTGAAGTGCCCGCTGCATACTGTCTTAAAGTTAACCCCGGTGGCTTATG